One Burkholderia pyrrocinia DNA segment encodes these proteins:
- a CDS encoding MFS transporter, with translation MSQPTPTTHQPVRAATAAFIGTAVEFYDYYTYATAAALVLGDVFFPSSNHYLSTMASFGTFFVGFVARPLSGAVFGHLGDRIGRKKMLVLTMFLMGIATTGIGLLPGYATIGIWAPILLVLLRILQGIAVGGEWGGAVLMASEHAPAGRKTFFASFPQMGSPAGLILSLLSFRFVTSLDHESFVSWGWRLPFLASFVLLLIGMAIRLGVKESPEFERVRDTNAVAKYPVAEVLRTAWVPILLAAAATTIGSAGFFFTNTFMISYVTTYLGMSKSFILDCLFVVTVIQLLSQPVSALLAQRFGETRFLTCAALLSMATPYPMFLLVQTQNPVAIVAGISFAVVTLSAVYAVIAGFMTPAFPTRVRYSGISIAYQLCAMIAGGTTPMIGTLLAQQFRGQWLPLAAFFTLLSFVSLVGIVGLGRYCRRQRATLHGSLATSP, from the coding sequence ATGTCTCAACCCACTCCCACCACGCATCAACCCGTGCGCGCCGCCACCGCGGCGTTCATCGGCACCGCCGTCGAGTTCTACGACTACTACACATACGCGACCGCCGCGGCGCTCGTGCTCGGGGACGTATTCTTTCCGAGCAGCAACCATTACCTGAGCACGATGGCGTCGTTCGGCACCTTTTTTGTCGGCTTCGTCGCCCGACCGCTGAGTGGCGCGGTGTTCGGCCATCTCGGCGACCGCATCGGCCGCAAGAAGATGCTCGTCCTGACGATGTTCCTGATGGGTATCGCGACGACCGGTATCGGCCTGCTGCCGGGCTACGCGACGATCGGTATCTGGGCACCGATCCTGCTGGTGTTGCTGCGGATCCTGCAGGGTATCGCGGTCGGCGGCGAATGGGGCGGCGCCGTTCTGATGGCCAGCGAACACGCACCGGCCGGCCGCAAGACGTTCTTCGCGTCGTTCCCGCAAATGGGCAGCCCGGCCGGGCTGATCCTGTCGTTGCTCTCGTTCCGCTTCGTCACGTCGCTCGACCATGAGAGCTTCGTCAGTTGGGGCTGGCGCCTGCCCTTCCTCGCGAGCTTCGTGCTGCTCCTCATCGGGATGGCCATCCGCCTCGGCGTGAAGGAATCGCCCGAATTCGAACGCGTGCGCGATACCAACGCGGTGGCGAAGTACCCGGTCGCCGAGGTGCTGCGTACCGCCTGGGTGCCGATCCTGCTGGCGGCCGCGGCGACAACGATCGGCTCGGCGGGCTTCTTCTTCACGAACACGTTCATGATTTCGTATGTGACGACCTACCTCGGCATGTCCAAATCGTTCATCCTCGATTGCCTGTTCGTCGTCACCGTCATCCAGTTGCTGTCGCAGCCCGTCTCCGCGCTGCTCGCGCAACGGTTCGGGGAGACGCGCTTCCTGACCTGCGCAGCGCTCCTGTCGATGGCGACACCCTATCCGATGTTCCTGCTCGTCCAGACACAGAACCCCGTCGCGATCGTCGCAGGCATCTCGTTCGCGGTCGTCACACTGTCGGCGGTCTACGCGGTCATCGCCGGCTTCATGACGCCGGCGTTCCCGACGCGCGTCCGCTATTCCGGCATTTCGATCGCCTACCAGCTATGCGCAATGATCGCCGGCGGCACGACGCCGATGATCGGCACGCTGCTTGCCCAGCAGTTCCGCGGGCAATGGCTGCCGCTGGCGGCGTTCTTCACGCTGCTGTCGTTCGTCTCCCTCGTCGGCATCGTCGGGCTCGGGCGGTACTGCCGGCGTCAGCGCGCCACCCTCCACGGATCGCTGGCGACCAGTCCGTAA
- a CDS encoding class II aldolase/adducin family protein yields MRSFDDARLPAGAHDCPPDEWAIRTDLAALYRLVAHFRMTDMIDTHISARLPGDTPTFLINRYGVLFHEMRASDLVKIDAYGNVIDARAASDPARFRVNAAGFTIHSAVHAARDDLHFVVHTHTAAGIAVSAQENGLLPISQHALKFYEKLGYHDYEGIALDLAERERLVRDLGTHKAMILRNHGLLAGGATAAEAFHEIYFLERACQAQVQAMAGGAKLIVPSVDVCRRTAAQFTRDDSSDIADTAWRAALRLIDDPASDYRC; encoded by the coding sequence ATGCGATCCTTCGACGACGCACGCCTGCCGGCCGGCGCGCACGACTGCCCGCCGGACGAATGGGCGATCCGCACCGACCTTGCGGCGCTGTACCGCCTCGTCGCGCATTTCCGCATGACGGACATGATCGACACGCACATCTCGGCACGCCTGCCCGGCGACACGCCGACCTTCCTGATCAACCGCTACGGCGTGCTGTTCCACGAAATGCGCGCATCCGATCTCGTGAAGATCGATGCGTACGGCAACGTGATCGACGCGCGCGCAGCCAGCGACCCTGCCCGGTTCCGCGTCAACGCGGCGGGCTTCACGATCCACTCGGCGGTCCACGCCGCGCGGGACGACCTGCACTTCGTCGTGCATACGCATACCGCCGCGGGCATCGCCGTCTCCGCGCAGGAAAACGGCCTGCTGCCGATCAGCCAGCATGCGCTCAAGTTCTACGAAAAGCTCGGCTATCACGACTACGAAGGCATCGCCCTCGACCTCGCCGAACGCGAGCGGCTGGTGCGCGACCTCGGTACGCACAAGGCGATGATCCTGCGCAATCACGGTTTGCTCGCGGGTGGAGCAACAGCCGCGGAGGCATTCCACGAAATCTACTTCCTCGAACGTGCCTGTCAGGCGCAAGTGCAGGCGATGGCCGGTGGTGCAAAGCTGATCGTGCCGAGCGTCGACGTCTGCAGGCGCACAGCCGCGCAATTCACGCGCGACGATTCGTCCGACATCGCCGACACCGCGTGGCGCGCCGCGCTGCGCCTGATCGACGATCCCGCGTCCGACTACCGCTGCTGA
- a CDS encoding 2-hydroxyacid dehydrogenase — translation MTTIALLSKSYDMSHLVESIRRAAPAFNVVMHGEPGAADAEVAACWDPPHGALAAMPNLRLVHSIAAGVDNILADATLPALPLCRVVDPQHARGMSEFVTWGVLHFHRRLDLAMRNQQAARWFRPEQAHPSQCTVGIMGLGEIGGRVAVDLQQRGYAVRGWARQPRALPGVELFEHDDSLHAFLAGTDILVCLLPLTDETRGILNAATFSRLKPGAKLIHVGRGEHLVGADLVAALERGQLGGALVDVFPVEPLPADDPLWHAPNLIVTPHMASVASSDTIGQQVAQNVQRLLDGEPLHNVVDVARGY, via the coding sequence ATGACTACAATCGCACTCCTCAGCAAAAGCTACGACATGTCGCATCTCGTCGAATCGATCCGGCGCGCCGCGCCGGCTTTCAACGTCGTGATGCACGGCGAACCGGGTGCCGCCGATGCGGAAGTCGCTGCGTGCTGGGATCCGCCGCACGGAGCGCTCGCCGCGATGCCGAACCTGCGCCTCGTCCACAGCATCGCGGCCGGCGTCGACAATATCCTCGCCGACGCCACGCTGCCCGCGCTGCCGCTGTGCCGCGTCGTCGATCCGCAGCATGCGCGCGGCATGAGCGAGTTCGTCACGTGGGGCGTGCTGCATTTCCATCGCCGGCTCGACCTCGCGATGCGCAACCAGCAGGCGGCACGCTGGTTTCGCCCGGAACAGGCGCATCCGTCGCAATGCACGGTGGGCATCATGGGGCTCGGCGAGATCGGCGGCCGTGTCGCCGTCGATCTCCAGCAACGCGGTTACGCGGTCCGCGGCTGGGCGCGCCAGCCGCGCGCGCTGCCCGGCGTCGAACTGTTCGAGCACGATGACAGCCTGCACGCGTTTCTCGCCGGCACCGACATCCTCGTGTGCCTGTTGCCGCTGACCGACGAAACGCGCGGCATCCTGAATGCGGCGACGTTCAGCCGGCTGAAGCCGGGTGCGAAGTTGATCCATGTCGGGCGCGGCGAGCATCTCGTCGGCGCCGATCTCGTCGCGGCACTCGAACGCGGCCAGCTCGGCGGCGCACTCGTCGACGTGTTCCCGGTCGAGCCGCTGCCCGCCGACGATCCGCTATGGCATGCGCCGAACCTGATCGTCACGCCGCACATGGCGTCGGTCGCCAGCTCCGACACGATCGGCCAGCAGGTCGCGCAGAACGTGCAGCGGCTGCTGGACGGCGAGCCGCTGCACAACGTGGTAGATGTCGCGCGCGGCTACTGA
- a CDS encoding RraA family protein gives MTRSLDPALAQQLRDVSLPTLGHFLETGFAHPVLRALVPDVKLVGRAVTLQLRSPDAIAVNRALARLTTGDVLVIDMHDDYAHACVGAVTATAAQCTGAAGIVVDGVATDLRELRQIGLPVFARGTSALTTKRLDDGASAFGVPVRCGGVTVAPGSIVVADDNGVLFADAATLAAVIEAALASDRAEPALLARLRAGEPVSDVLSVAAQRDHSPR, from the coding sequence GTGACACGCTCCCTCGATCCCGCACTCGCGCAGCAACTGCGCGACGTGAGTCTCCCGACACTCGGCCATTTTCTCGAGACCGGCTTCGCACACCCCGTGCTGCGGGCGCTCGTCCCCGACGTGAAGCTGGTGGGCCGCGCGGTCACCCTGCAACTGCGCAGCCCTGACGCGATCGCGGTCAACCGCGCGCTGGCACGGCTCACGACCGGCGACGTGCTCGTGATCGACATGCACGACGACTACGCGCATGCATGCGTCGGCGCGGTCACGGCGACGGCCGCGCAATGTACGGGCGCGGCCGGCATCGTCGTCGACGGCGTGGCGACCGATCTGCGCGAACTTCGGCAGATCGGCCTGCCCGTCTTCGCACGCGGCACGAGCGCGTTGACGACCAAGCGCCTCGACGACGGCGCAAGCGCGTTCGGCGTACCCGTTCGATGCGGCGGCGTGACGGTAGCCCCGGGCTCGATCGTGGTGGCCGACGACAACGGCGTGCTGTTCGCCGACGCAGCGACGCTCGCCGCCGTCATCGAAGCCGCACTCGCGTCGGACCGCGCGGAGCCGGCCCTGCTTGCCCGTCTGCGGGCCGGCGAACCGGTATCCGACGTGCTGTCCGTCGCCGCGCAACGCGATCATTCGCCACGCTAA
- a CDS encoding LysR family transcriptional regulator — protein MSKDRPDTYLNDRLDWNLLRTFLAIAREKSVSRAAMRLHLTQPAVSQALRRLEEQLGLRLVDRHGPRIEVTQAGIEVRQIAEDIYGTISRLSLADVDRDHDVSGTVRIGIVSGIDFPAYDDFLAEFHRTYPRIEFESQVMRSADVVNSLQQRALTLGLTPRRALPKRIDARVFLRQHYALFCGHHHPLFGRDGLRTADLAGLPFVSFTGDKVGDHMSPLTIFRDEMGFTGRVIASSSSMAEVKRFIFAGLGIGCLPEHIVRDDIAHGRFQRLPPDEGVADVDIHFLWSQDRKLNAAESAFVDALNAFLDRQEALDAPVAP, from the coding sequence ATGAGCAAAGACCGCCCCGACACCTACCTGAACGACCGCCTCGACTGGAACCTGCTGCGGACCTTCCTCGCGATTGCGCGGGAGAAGAGCGTGAGCCGGGCGGCGATGCGCCTGCATCTCACGCAGCCGGCCGTGAGCCAGGCGCTGCGGCGGCTCGAGGAGCAACTCGGCCTGCGCCTCGTCGATCGCCACGGGCCGCGCATCGAGGTCACGCAGGCGGGCATCGAGGTGCGGCAGATCGCCGAGGACATCTACGGCACGATCTCGCGCCTGTCGCTTGCCGACGTCGATCGCGATCACGACGTCTCGGGCACCGTGCGCATCGGGATCGTCAGCGGCATCGACTTTCCCGCGTACGACGATTTCCTCGCCGAATTTCATCGGACCTATCCGCGCATCGAATTCGAAAGCCAGGTGATGCGCAGCGCCGACGTCGTCAACAGCCTGCAACAGAGGGCGCTGACGCTCGGGCTGACGCCGCGTCGGGCGTTGCCGAAGCGCATCGACGCCCGCGTGTTCCTGCGCCAGCACTACGCACTGTTTTGCGGGCATCACCATCCGCTGTTCGGTCGCGACGGTCTGCGCACGGCCGACCTGGCCGGCCTGCCGTTCGTGTCCTTCACCGGCGACAAGGTCGGCGACCACATGTCGCCGCTGACGATCTTTCGCGACGAGATGGGTTTCACCGGGCGCGTGATCGCGTCGTCGTCGAGCATGGCCGAGGTCAAGCGCTTCATCTTCGCGGGGCTCGGGATCGGCTGCCTGCCCGAGCACATCGTGCGGGACGACATCGCGCACGGACGTTTCCAGCGCTTGCCGCCCGACGAAGGCGTGGCCGACGTCGACATCCATTTCCTGTGGTCGCAGGACCGCAAGCTCAATGCGGCCGAGTCGGCGTTCGTCGACGCGCTGAATGCGTTCCTCGACCGCCAGGAGGCGCTCGATGCGCCGGTCGCGCCGTGA
- a CDS encoding APC family permease, translated as MTTFQKAWQLLVGKPLDPLDPRTRHAIAVTPLLAWVGLGADGLSSSCYGPEEAFLALAQHTPLALFLALATAATVFIIALGYNQVIELFPTGGGGYRVATSLLGAKPGLVSGAALLVDYVLTVATSLASGVDAFFSLLPVSAQVFKLTTEIVLILLMTGLNFRGMRESIMVLLPIFIGFVILHFGLIVYGVAVHGSNLAMIVPDAVHEAHGMSQSLGVFVMLALLMRAFSLGGGTYTGLEAVSNNVNMLADPRVPNGKVTMWYMSTSLAFTAGGIILLYMLWHARPVEGETLNAVVFGSVIDHLGLGSAFARHALLAAVLAFEAGLLMVGAQTGFLDGPAVLSNMASDSWVPRHFRDLSTRLVRQNGIIVVGLSSLLILLWTHGSVDVLVVLYSINVFLTFSMSLLGLCTYWWRHRSERGWFKHFFLSALGLSVTATVLVITLVEKFTAGGWLTVLVTSAVIALCFMINRHYAYTRAQLAKEDALFSGKPPEVDEASAPGKPDPSQPTAVLLVGKHRGASMHALLWVNRLFPGHFRNVIFLAVGEVDAKAYDGHEHLERLRHSITEALDYYVAHCRRNGIAADYRIAFGTNPVVEFMNLASSTLDEYPNAVCFASKLIFRRVNFLTAWLHNQTPVELQARLHVEGKQMVLLPMNVG; from the coding sequence CCCGGAGGAGGCGTTCCTCGCGCTGGCGCAACACACGCCGCTCGCGCTGTTTCTCGCGCTCGCGACCGCGGCAACCGTGTTCATCATCGCGCTCGGCTACAACCAGGTGATCGAGCTGTTCCCGACGGGCGGCGGCGGCTACCGCGTCGCGACGTCGCTGCTCGGGGCGAAGCCGGGGCTCGTGTCGGGCGCGGCGCTGCTGGTCGACTACGTGCTGACCGTCGCGACCTCGCTCGCGAGCGGCGTCGACGCGTTCTTCAGCCTGCTGCCGGTCAGTGCGCAGGTGTTCAAGCTCACGACCGAGATCGTGCTGATCCTGCTGATGACGGGGCTCAACTTCCGCGGGATGCGCGAATCGATCATGGTGCTGCTGCCGATCTTCATCGGCTTCGTGATCCTGCACTTCGGGCTGATCGTGTACGGCGTCGCCGTGCACGGCAGCAACCTCGCGATGATCGTGCCCGATGCCGTGCACGAGGCGCACGGGATGTCGCAGTCGCTCGGCGTATTCGTGATGCTCGCGTTGCTGATGCGCGCGTTCTCGCTCGGCGGCGGCACCTATACGGGCCTCGAGGCCGTGTCGAACAACGTGAACATGCTGGCCGATCCGCGCGTGCCGAACGGCAAGGTGACGATGTGGTACATGTCGACGTCGCTCGCGTTCACGGCCGGCGGCATCATCCTGCTGTACATGTTGTGGCACGCGCGGCCCGTCGAAGGCGAGACGCTCAACGCGGTCGTGTTCGGCAGCGTGATCGACCATCTCGGGCTCGGCTCGGCGTTCGCGCGGCATGCGTTGCTCGCGGCCGTGCTCGCGTTCGAGGCCGGGCTGCTGATGGTCGGCGCGCAGACGGGCTTCCTCGACGGCCCGGCCGTGCTGTCGAACATGGCGTCGGATTCGTGGGTGCCGCGCCATTTCCGCGACCTGTCGACGCGCCTCGTGCGGCAGAACGGCATCATCGTCGTCGGCCTGTCGAGCCTGCTGATCCTGCTGTGGACGCACGGCAGCGTCGACGTGCTCGTCGTGCTGTACAGCATCAACGTGTTCCTCACGTTCAGCATGTCGCTGCTCGGGTTGTGCACGTACTGGTGGCGTCATCGCAGCGAGCGCGGCTGGTTCAAGCATTTCTTCCTGTCCGCGCTCGGGCTGAGCGTGACGGCGACCGTGCTCGTCATCACGCTGGTCGAGAAGTTCACGGCGGGCGGCTGGCTCACGGTGCTCGTGACGAGCGCGGTGATCGCGCTGTGCTTCATGATCAATCGCCACTACGCGTATACGCGCGCGCAGCTCGCGAAGGAAGATGCGCTGTTCTCCGGCAAGCCGCCCGAAGTCGACGAGGCGAGCGCGCCGGGCAAGCCCGATCCGTCGCAACCGACGGCCGTGCTGCTGGTCGGCAAGCATCGCGGCGCGAGCATGCACGCGCTGCTGTGGGTCAACCGGCTGTTTCCCGGGCACTTCCGCAACGTGATCTTCCTCGCGGTCGGCGAAGTCGACGCGAAGGCGTACGACGGGCACGAACATCTCGAACGGCTGCGTCACTCGATCACCGAAGCGCTCGACTACTATGTCGCGCATTGCCGCCGCAACGGCATCGCGGCCGACTACCGGATCGCGTTCGGCACGAATCCCGTCGTGGAATTCATGAACCTCGCATCGTCGACGCTCGATGAGTATCCGAATGCCGTGTGCTTCGCGAGCAAGCTGATCTTCCGGCGCGTGAATTTCCTGACCGCGTGGCTGCACAACCAGACGCCCGTCGAGCTGCAGGCGCGCCTGCATGTCGAGGGCAAGCAGATGGTGCTGCTGCCGATGAACGTCGGGTAG
- a CDS encoding DUF3857 and transglutaminase domain-containing protein, which translates to MLACAAAFGASNAVGATLGTGPAAGGANDVADEAPVTLVSDVHEFVIQHDGSLDEHDDSTLRANHANGIDAVAQRYVWFDKNLEQVDLLAAETIDRDGLAHPVGADGIRDVQEPRSAGAPTFQDGLLRTVVFPGVEAGSSTRVAFRKTRTKPVNRGYFGYYVEPSREPVDNQRLIFDVPADLPLYADARGYVALPPVTANGRTRYEFDYRHGPYDRIENGAVGYPTYGDRLVVSTLPDYAAFAARYRNAAVDPGVDDPAVVQLARALTADAADPRDKARILYDWVQANVRYVALFLGETAAAPHRVTDILRNRYGDCKDHVALFGALLAAVGIRSEPVLINLGAVYTLPSVPGYGGGAINHAITWLPDLALYADTTTAGIAFGYLPPIVMDRPALLVDTGELSRTPATQPRGRIARLAIDAAQPGAARLHAYIEDDGWTAELERNLFRRATHDRVEQLATERLRQSGLRGRAQLSTSDRRVTDGPFDVTITGTLDHFVWPDGTTALPALSSLTGGIATQVESWLAEPVRTQPWGCIGGTFDETGQIALPADVVVTDLPADAAVHDRFVDFTSHYVFDAAARVVQVTRRMKAEFGRQVCTPDEFAALRASLERIDRDTQAQIVVRAKGH; encoded by the coding sequence ATGCTGGCATGCGCTGCCGCGTTCGGCGCATCGAATGCGGTCGGTGCGACGCTGGGCACGGGCCCGGCGGCGGGCGGGGCGAACGACGTTGCCGACGAAGCGCCCGTCACGCTGGTCAGCGATGTCCACGAATTCGTGATCCAGCACGACGGTTCGCTCGACGAGCACGACGATTCGACGCTGCGCGCGAACCACGCGAACGGCATCGACGCGGTCGCGCAGCGCTACGTGTGGTTCGACAAGAATCTCGAGCAGGTCGACCTGCTCGCGGCCGAGACGATCGACCGCGACGGGCTCGCGCATCCGGTCGGCGCGGACGGGATCCGCGACGTGCAGGAGCCGCGTTCGGCCGGCGCGCCGACGTTCCAGGACGGGCTGTTGCGCACCGTCGTGTTTCCCGGCGTCGAAGCCGGGTCGAGCACGCGCGTGGCGTTTCGCAAGACGCGCACGAAGCCCGTCAATCGCGGCTACTTCGGCTACTACGTCGAGCCGTCGCGCGAGCCGGTCGACAATCAGCGGCTGATCTTCGACGTGCCGGCCGACCTGCCGCTGTACGCGGACGCGCGCGGCTATGTCGCGCTGCCGCCGGTGACGGCGAACGGCCGCACGCGCTACGAATTCGACTACCGGCACGGCCCGTACGACCGCATCGAGAACGGCGCGGTCGGCTACCCGACCTACGGCGACCGGCTCGTCGTGTCGACGCTGCCCGACTATGCGGCGTTCGCCGCGCGCTACCGCAACGCGGCCGTCGATCCGGGCGTCGACGATCCGGCCGTCGTGCAGTTAGCGCGTGCGCTCACCGCGGATGCCGCCGATCCGCGCGACAAGGCGCGCATCCTGTACGACTGGGTGCAGGCGAACGTGCGCTACGTCGCGCTGTTTCTGGGCGAAACGGCCGCCGCGCCGCATCGCGTGACGGACATCCTGCGCAACCGTTACGGCGACTGCAAGGACCATGTCGCGCTGTTCGGCGCGCTGCTCGCGGCGGTCGGCATCCGCAGCGAACCGGTGCTGATCAATCTGGGCGCGGTGTATACGCTGCCGTCCGTACCCGGCTACGGCGGCGGCGCGATCAATCACGCGATCACGTGGCTGCCCGATCTCGCGCTTTACGCGGATACGACGACGGCCGGCATCGCGTTCGGCTACCTGCCGCCGATCGTGATGGATCGCCCCGCGCTGCTGGTGGACACGGGCGAGCTGTCGCGCACGCCGGCCACGCAGCCGCGCGGCCGCATCGCGCGGCTCGCGATCGATGCCGCGCAGCCCGGCGCCGCGCGGTTGCATGCGTACATCGAAGACGACGGCTGGACGGCCGAACTCGAACGCAACCTGTTTCGCCGCGCGACGCACGACCGCGTCGAGCAGCTCGCGACCGAACGCCTGCGGCAAAGCGGCTTGCGCGGCCGCGCGCAACTGTCGACCAGCGACCGGCGCGTGACCGACGGGCCGTTCGACGTGACGATCACAGGCACGCTCGACCATTTCGTGTGGCCCGACGGCACGACCGCGTTGCCCGCGCTGTCGAGCCTCACGGGCGGCATCGCGACGCAGGTCGAGAGCTGGCTGGCCGAACCCGTGCGCACGCAGCCGTGGGGCTGCATCGGCGGCACGTTCGACGAGACCGGCCAGATCGCGCTGCCGGCCGACGTCGTCGTGACCGACCTGCCGGCCGATGCGGCCGTGCACGACCGCTTCGTCGATTTCACGTCGCATTATGTGTTCGATGCGGCCGCGCGCGTCGTGCAGGTCACGCGGCGGATGAAGGCGGAGTTCGGCCGGCAGGTATGCACACCCGACGAATTCGCTGCGCTGCGCGCGTCGCTCGAACGCATCGATCGCGATACACAGGCGCAGATCGTCGTGCGGGCGAAAGGGCATTGA
- a CDS encoding HpcH/HpaI aldolase/citrate lyase family protein: MTRYPHRPLATLRRVWLFVPGADTAAHAAALGTSADAIVADLEEMTVPFDRPAARRHIVALLADATACGALGAVRINKLEHDGHDDLVGVMPGRPAAIFLPHAETPLQLTRLADALTALEAHHGIPEGSTEIVPTIESAYGLVHLGAMLTASQRIRHAMLAVEDFAASLGARRSRDGRELLHARSRFLIECVAAGRAPIDLPCTYRAPDALALDLDMSTQLGFQSKCAVFAEHVDAINRALTPTDTDADAARALLDAYRAQAASGHGATPDRIDAPDANNARRLLERHAQCRSMADAHAGVSSISTTNAGD, from the coding sequence ATGACACGCTACCCCCACCGACCGCTTGCCACGCTGCGACGCGTCTGGCTTTTCGTGCCCGGCGCCGACACCGCCGCCCACGCCGCCGCGCTCGGCACGTCTGCCGACGCGATCGTCGCCGACCTGGAAGAAATGACCGTGCCCTTCGACCGGCCGGCCGCCCGCCGGCATATCGTCGCGCTGCTCGCCGACGCGACTGCCTGCGGCGCGCTCGGCGCGGTGCGGATCAACAAGCTGGAACACGACGGCCACGACGATCTCGTCGGCGTAATGCCGGGCCGGCCCGCAGCGATCTTCCTGCCTCATGCGGAAACCCCGCTGCAGCTCACCCGGCTGGCCGATGCGTTGACGGCGCTCGAAGCGCATCACGGTATCCCGGAAGGGTCGACGGAAATCGTGCCGACGATCGAGTCGGCGTACGGGCTCGTGCATCTCGGCGCGATGCTCACCGCGAGCCAGCGTATCCGGCATGCGATGCTGGCGGTCGAGGATTTCGCGGCCAGCCTCGGCGCCCGCCGCTCGCGCGACGGACGCGAACTGCTGCATGCGCGCAGCCGGTTCCTGATCGAGTGCGTCGCCGCCGGTCGCGCGCCGATCGATCTGCCCTGCACCTACCGCGCGCCGGACGCGCTCGCACTCGACCTCGATATGTCGACGCAGCTCGGTTTCCAGTCGAAATGCGCTGTGTTCGCCGAACACGTCGACGCCATCAACCGCGCACTGACGCCTACCGACACGGATGCGGATGCAGCGCGCGCGTTGCTCGACGCCTATCGCGCGCAAGCAGCGTCCGGTCACGGCGCCACGCCCGACAGGATCGACGCGCCGGACGCGAACAACGCGCGCCGCCTGCTCGAGCGCCATGCGCAATGCCGGAGCATGGCCGACGCGCATGCCGGGGTGTCGAGCATAAGCACCACTAATGCTGGCGATTAA
- a CDS encoding Zn-dependent hydrolase, protein MLKINAERLWQSLMDMAQVGATAKGGVRRLALTREDTAGRALFETWCREAGLALSVDRVGNLFARRAGRQAAAAPVASGSHLDTQPEGGRFDGVYGVLAALEVVRTLNDAGIDTERPIEIVVWTNEEGARFTPAMLGSAAFTGVMPLEAALGSRDAAGESVADALRATGYAGERAVPGTVFDAYFEAHIEQGPVLEESGVPIGVVTGGQAIRWLDVRVAGQAAHAGTTPMQYRKDALFAATDMAAELEAIAADFFPLGLTTIGEWQIRNASRNTIAGDVAFTVDLRHPDDAAIADMEAAVRARFGAVAARRGVTVEIGQHWVSPATPFDPACVDAVQHAVVGLDYPNQRIISGAGHDAIHLAKHCPTAMVFIPCVGGLSHNEAEDALPADVARGADVLLQAMLARAGRA, encoded by the coding sequence ATGCTGAAGATCAATGCGGAGCGGCTCTGGCAGAGCCTCATGGACATGGCGCAAGTGGGCGCGACCGCGAAAGGCGGCGTGCGCCGCCTCGCGCTGACCCGGGAAGACACGGCCGGCCGCGCGCTGTTCGAGACGTGGTGCCGGGAAGCGGGGCTCGCGCTGTCCGTCGATCGCGTCGGCAACCTGTTCGCGCGGCGCGCGGGCCGGCAAGCCGCGGCCGCGCCCGTCGCGAGCGGCAGCCACCTCGACACGCAGCCCGAAGGCGGCCGATTCGACGGCGTATACGGCGTACTCGCCGCGCTCGAAGTCGTGCGCACGCTGAACGACGCGGGAATCGACACCGAACGGCCGATCGAGATCGTCGTGTGGACCAACGAAGAAGGCGCCCGGTTCACGCCGGCGATGCTCGGCTCCGCCGCGTTCACCGGCGTGATGCCGCTGGAAGCCGCGCTCGGATCGCGGGACGCGGCGGGCGAAAGCGTCGCCGACGCGTTGCGCGCGACCGGCTACGCGGGCGAGCGCGCGGTGCCGGGCACGGTGTTCGACGCGTACTTCGAAGCGCATATCGAACAGGGCCCCGTGCTCGAGGAAAGCGGCGTGCCGATCGGCGTCGTGACGGGCGGCCAGGCGATCCGCTGGCTCGACGTGCGTGTCGCGGGCCAGGCCGCGCATGCGGGCACGACACCGATGCAATACCGGAAGGATGCGTTGTTCGCCGCAACCGACATGGCTGCCGAACTGGAGGCGATCGCCGCCGATTTCTTTCCGCTGGGCCTGACGACGATCGGCGAATGGCAGATCCGCAATGCGTCGCGCAATACGATCGCGGGCGACGTCGCGTTCACGGTCGACCTGCGCCATCCGGACGACGCGGCGATCGCCGACATGGAAGCCGCTGTGCGCGCACGTTTCGGCGCGGTGGCCGCGCGACGCGGCGTGACGGTCGAGATCGGGCAGCATTGGGTCAGCCCGGCCACGCCGTTCGATCCGGCCTGCGTCGACGCCGTTCAGCACGCGGTCGTCGGGCTCGACTATCCGAACCAGCGGATCATCAGCGGAGCGGGACACGACGCGATCCATCTCGCGAAACATTGCCCGACCGCGATGGTGTTCATTCCGTGCGTCGGCGGGTTGAGCCATAACGAAGCCGAAGATGCGCTGCCAGCCGATGTTGCGCGCGGCGCGGACGTGCTGCTGCAGGCGATGCTCGCCCGTGCGGGGCGCGCGTGA